In one window of Lepidochelys kempii isolate rLepKem1 chromosome 27, rLepKem1.hap2, whole genome shotgun sequence DNA:
- the FKBP10 gene encoding peptidyl-prolyl cis-trans isomerase FKBP10 isoform X1 — protein MCLGPAVGGVGNSGCESPKNDQTGLVAGPTGRAGWELCNPIVWGQLWDWGDRWGRLVWPRILAALQYPEQPRPSEEGDLTCLPPFRPSYDRGATVAGVVGVGRLITGMDRGLQGMCVNERRHLIVPPHLGYGSIGVAGMIPPDATLYFDVILLDIWNKEDKLQITTLHKPERCNRTVENSDFVRYHYNGTLLDGTHFDSSYSKDSTYDTYVGTGWLIKGMDEGLLGMCAGEKRRIIIPPFLAYGEKGYGTVIPPQASLVFDVLLVDLHNPKDGISLEHLEVPAACKRKAVTGDFVRYHYNGTLMDGTLFDSSYSRNHTYDTYIGKGYVIPGMDQGLQGVCFGEKRRIIVPPHLGYGENGAGNKIPGSAVLIFDIHVIDFHNPLDSVEIETLSRPEGCNVTTQDRDFIRYHYNCSLLDGTKLFSSHDYNHPQDATLGTSKMIDGLNTGLLDMCIGEKRVIIIPPHLGHGENGARGVPGSAVLRFEVELLSREEGVPEGYLFIWHGDPPANLYEDMDLNKDGEIPREEFSTFIKAQLTEGKGRLMPSSDPEMVIADMFQNQDRNQDGKITAEELKLKSDEDQERIHEEL, from the exons ATGTGTCTTGGTCCAGCCGTGGGTGGAGTTGGAAACTCAGGCTGTGAGTCACCGAAAAATGACCAGACTGGTCTTGTGGCAGGCCCcacaggcagggctgggtgggaacTTTGCAACCCTATCGTTTGGGGCCAGCTATGGGATTGGGGGGACCGGTGGGGCAGGCTGGTGTGGCCAAGGATCCTCGCTGCTTTGCAGTATCCCGAACAGCCCAGGCCCTCAGAAGAGGGGGACTTAACGTGTCTGCCTCCGTTCCGCCCCAGCTACGACAGAGGTGCCACGGTGGCGGGCGTGGTGGGAGTCGGCCGGCTGATCACCGGCATGGACCGAGGCCTGCAGGGCATGTGCGTCAACGAGCGGCGCCACCTGATTGTCCCTCCCCATCTGGGCTACGGCAGCATCGGCGTCG CTGGCATGATCCCCCCCGACGCCACCTTGTATTTTGACGTCATCCTGCTGGACATCTGGAACAAGGAGGACAAGCTGCAGATCACCACCTTGCACAAGCCAGAGCGCTGCAATCGCACCGTGGAGAACTCGGACTTCGTCCGGTACCACTACAACGGCACGCTGCTGGATGGCACCCACTTCGACTCCAG CTACAGCAAGGACAGCACGTACGACACCTACGTGGGCACCGGCTGGCTGATCAAAGGCATGGACGAGGGCCTGCTGGGGATGTGcgctggggagaagaggaggatcaTCATCCCTCCCTTCCTGGCCTACGGGGAGAAGGGCTATG GCACGGTGATCCCGCCCCAGGCCTCCCTGGTGTTCGATGTGCTGCTGGTGGATCTGCACAACCCCAAAGACGGCATCTCCCTGGAGCACCTGGAGGTGCCGGCCGCCTGCAAGCGCAAGGCCGTGACCGGCGACTTCGTCCGCTATCACTACAACGGGACCCTGATGGACGGGACGCTCTTTGACTCCAG TTACTCCCGCAACCACACCTACGACACCTACATCGGGAAGGGCTACGTCATCCCCGGCATGGACCAGGGCCTGCAGGGCGTCTGCTTCGGAGAAAAGAGACGGATCATCGTCCCACCGCACCTGGGCTATGGGGAGAACGGAGCCG GGAACAAGATCCCCGGCTCAGCCGTGCTGATCTTCGACATCCACGTCATTGACTTCCATAACCCCCTGGACTCGGTGGAGATCGAGACCCTCTCCCGGCCTGAGGGCTGCAACGTCACCACCCAGGATCGCGACTTCATCCGCTACCACTACAACTGCTCATTGCTGGATGGCACCAAGCTCTTCTCCTC CCACGACTACAACCACCCGCAGGACGCGACGCTCGGGACCAGCAAGATGATCGATGGCCTGAACACCGGCCTCCTGGACATGTGCATAGGGGAGAAACGCGTGATCATCATCCCCCCGCACCTGGGGCACGGAGAAAACGGag CCCGGGGCGTGCCAGGCAGTGCTGTGCTCCGGTTCGAGGTGGAGCTGCTCTCCAGGGAGGAAGGAGTCCCTGAGGGCTACCTGTTTATCTGGCACGGGGACCCACCCGCAAACCTGTATGAGGACATGGACCTGAACAAGGATGGCGAGATCCCCCGTGAAGAG ttcTCCACTTTCATCAAGGCCCAGCTCACCGAGGGGAAGGGGCGGCTCATGCCCAGCTCCGACCCGGAGATGGTCATCGCCGACATGTTTCAGAACCAGGACCGGAACCAGGACGGGAAAATCACCGCGGAGGAGCTGAAGCTGAAATCAGATGAAGATCAGGAAAGAATCCACGAGGAGCTCTAA